Proteins co-encoded in one Crateriforma spongiae genomic window:
- a CDS encoding carbonic anhydrase: MKRSNPQTLLAITTTAAITALICLSLAPRSGRQAGAQSPPTESKSAETDSASDPKTESKTAVQPGPKADDVLKDLVEGNQRFVAGESRHPHESKNWRASLEASQSPKAVILGCADSRVPPEIILDQGLGDLFVVRVAGNVVDTDVTASIEYAVDHCGTNLVVVMGHTGCGAVTAAHQHLIREVNETDEIETLLYRIEPALEKVDRSKALREQINEGVRHNVELSVRRLKEVPDLMKSLRHRDLMIVGAVYDLHSGKVEFLK, translated from the coding sequence ATGAAACGATCCAATCCCCAAACGCTGCTTGCCATCACCACGACCGCGGCGATCACGGCACTGATTTGCCTGAGCCTGGCCCCCCGCAGCGGTCGACAAGCCGGCGCCCAGTCGCCACCCACCGAATCCAAATCGGCCGAGACGGATTCTGCGAGCGACCCAAAGACGGAATCGAAAACCGCCGTCCAACCAGGGCCCAAGGCCGACGACGTCCTGAAAGACCTAGTCGAAGGCAATCAACGATTCGTCGCTGGGGAAAGCCGCCATCCTCACGAGTCGAAAAACTGGCGTGCCAGCCTGGAGGCGTCGCAGTCCCCCAAAGCCGTGATCTTGGGCTGTGCCGATTCACGCGTGCCGCCGGAGATCATCTTGGACCAAGGCTTGGGCGATTTGTTCGTCGTCCGCGTCGCGGGGAACGTCGTCGACACCGATGTGACTGCGTCGATCGAATACGCCGTCGATCACTGTGGCACCAACTTGGTCGTGGTCATGGGCCACACCGGTTGCGGCGCCGTGACCGCGGCACACCAGCATTTGATTCGTGAGGTCAACGAAACCGATGAAATCGAAACCTTGCTGTATCGCATCGAACCGGCACTGGAAAAGGTCGACCGAAGCAAAGCGTTGCGCGAGCAAATCAATGAAGGCGTGCGTCACAACGTCGAATTGTCGGTCCGGCGGCTGAAGGAAGTGCCCGACCTGATGAAAAGCCTTCGACACCGCGACTTGATGATCGTCGGCGCCGTCTATGACCTGCATTCCGGCAAGGTCGAGTTCTTGAAATAG